AAAACGCTTCTTCCAGCGATCATCATGATCGTGATTTTTGCTGTGTGGGAACGATTTGAACAGGATGTGCGACAGCAGCACCAGTCCCCACGCTTGCCAGAAGGTGATTTTGGTCAGACCGAAGATCGTTGGCATCAGCCAATTCCAGAGCCACATCACCACAAATCCCAGCAATAGCGCAATAGCCGCCGCCAGGATGACACCACCGATCGCCATGCCAATAATGGCGAACACTCTTTTGGTGCCACTCAGATGTTTTAGCTTTTCCATTTTGCACCTCTTAAGTTTGAGTTTGGAGTCCAGGCTTTAACCTGGCTAACCTATTCTTTAAAAATTGAACGGCATACCGTTTCCGAGCAATCAAGGTATTGATCGAGTCGCCCGTCTCCTCCGCAAGCTCCCGAAAGGTCTTGCCTTCCACCACCTGCTGGATGAACACATAGCGCTGCTTCTCTGGAAGTTCCTCGATGGCTTCCATGATGGATTGAAGAACCAGCTCACGAGTCTCTTCATCCAGTCCATCGGGAATTTCCTCGGTTAAAAAATCTTGGAAGCTGAATCCGTTCGCCATCGGTTCATCGATAGAAACCGTTGGCAGTCGCTTCTTCCGATACCAATCGATGATCTTGTTTTTGGCGACAGTGTACAGCCATCCCGTCAGATTATCGACCGCTTCGAGCGCATTCAGACTACTCAGTGCCTGAAAGAAGACCTCCTGCAACAGATCTTCCGATTCTTCTATCGAGCGAATTTTGGATCGGATAAAGGCGAATAAACTCCTTTGCTCCGCCTCGAAGCTCTTATCTACCCTATTTATTTGCTTGTTTATCATCTCGATAATAAAGACGAAAGAGGTGCAAAATTATTGTATTTTTTTGGTGAAATCTCAGATTAGGAACGATAAAGGAAGGATAAAGTTGCTGAATTTTTAAAGGGCGATATTTGTCGCAAAAGACAAAAGCCAGAAGCCAAATGCCAAAAGCTAACCGCCAAAATGAAGCACCCCATGCTCCACCAAAATCCTCACCCCAATCCCAATCAACACCAGCCCCCCAATAATCTCCGCATACTTATCCAATTTGAAATTCATCCCCACAATTCTTCCAAGTTGAATGCCGATGGCAGTGAAACTGAAGGCGATCAGTCCAATAATTAGGGCGGGCTTCCAGATGGAGATTTTCAACAGTGAAATACTTAGCCCTACGGCCAACGCATCAAGGCTGGTGGCGATGGAGAGCATGATCAAAGTCCCACCCTTGGTAGGGTCGTTGGTCCTTGGCTTGCCATCCTCAGCCTTTAAGGCGCTGATGATCATTCTGAGACCGATAAAAGATAGCAGCAAAAATGCCAGCCAATGGTCGATCTTTTCAACCATTTTGTAAACGGTAGTCCCAACTGTCCATCCAATGACAGGCATGAGAAACTGAAACCAGCCAAAGTGCCATGCTAGCCGCAAGGTCTGCCTGGAGCTGACAGCCTTCAGTGCAACCCCTGAAGCCACAGCCACGGCAAAGGCGTCCATGGCTAGCGCCAAAGCGATGAGAAGAATAGTAATGGTATCGATCGGATTGTTCCTTTGGTTTGAATTCGATCTAAATGGTGAAACGGGAAACGGCAAATGCGAGACGCCCGATCAAAAGAGTATGAAATGATGATCATTTATATTCGTTTCACGTCTGACGTTTTGCATCTTATTTTTGACAGCTCACCTTTCTAAAAATATCTAAAAAATTTGTCCTATTAAACACCTATTATTTCGTTTTGTTTCGTTCAGCAGTGAGTATTTTCCCTGTCGGAAGCTCGGATCCTTTAGAATACTTTGACTCAGAACGCCAGTTTATTTTGAATAACAAGCACAATCTCATGCTTTATTTTATGAAATGCCCATTTTACAGAATCCTTTTGCTATGAAGATCATCTAAATAGGACATAATTAGTCCTATATTCGTTCATAAAATATTTCAGGAGTCAAAAATGGTAAAAAGATACACTCTAAATGTGGTCATCTTTGTTTTTCTGGCTTTGACAGCAAACGTTTTTTCCCAAAGCTGGACGTCACAGACCAGCGGTACAACAAATATCTTAGAAGCCATCTGGTTCAAAGATACCCAGAATGGTTGGGCGGTCGGTAATTCAGGCACAACCCTGTTCACAATAAATGGCGGACAGACCTGGAATGCTATCAAATTGACCAATGAGGACTTGAAAGATGTCGCTTTTTTGGATCAAAATATTGGGCTGATTGTCGGTGATAACGGTCGCATCTTCCGAACGATCAACGGTGGAGCGAACTGGACGCAAATCTCCAGTGGCACCAGCAGCAATATTTTGGCGGTAGCCTTTGGCGAAGGCGGCATGGCTTACGCAGCGGGTCGAGATGGAGTGATCCTTCGCTCGACCGATAACGGCGCTTCCTGGACCGTTGTAGAAACTGGAACGGTTCGCTATCGGGGCATTGCAGCAAAGGGCAGCCAGTATGCCTGGGTTGTCGGCGAAAATGGCGTTTTGAAAATCAGCACCAATGGCGGACAAACCTGGTCGGCGAAATCTCCAGGCACATCCAGCGATCTACATGATGTATTTTTTCTGACCCAAACCGAGGGCTGGATTGCGGGACAAAACGATGTGCTGCTCTATTCTACCGATGGTGGAAACACCTGGTCATCTCGAAACAGTGGCATCAATGTTGGGCTGGAGGCAGTTGTGTTCCTGAATTCAACCAATGGCTGGGCTGTGGGCAATAGCGGTCGGATTTTCAAAACAACGAATGGCGGTGTGAATTGGGCGGTAGAGGCAAGCGGCGTGACGGTCGAGCTGAATGATGTCTTCTTTCTCAATGCGGGCCATGGCTGGGCTGTCGGCGATAATGGCACAATTCTCTACCGAAAGGACACAACAATCCCTTCAATCATCTTGCAGTTGAGCAATATGAATCCCCATGTTGGACAGAAATTTGAAGCTCGAGTAGTTGATAAGGCTACTGGAATTGAGGCAAGTCGCAAGACCGTGTCGGCTATTCCTGCGCCGAATTTTTCGGTGACGTTTGATAATGTCACAGCAGGTAACAGTTATTGGGTCGATTTTTATGCGGATCACAATGGCAACGGAAGCTACAATGCCCCGCCGACCGATCATGCCTGGCGTTTGGAGGCTAACAATGTGATTGGTGAGGTGATTCTCAATTTCGTTCACAATACCAGTTTTACAGATATTCAATGGCCTGGCACTACGGGTGTTAATGATGAATCTGCTCAGACTGGTGTACCTGGTCAATTTAGTCTGGAGCAAAATTATCCCAATCCATTCAATCCCGAAACAACAATTCGCTTTTCGTTGCCCAACGCTTCCGAGGTGAAGCTGGAAATTTTCAACATGCTGGGACAGCGAGTGCGGTTGCTGGTGAATGGTCAGTTAACTGCTGGAGTTCACGCCGCAAAATGGGATGGCAAGGACGATTTTGGTCGCTTGCTCAGCTCAGGTATCTACTTCTATCGGATTGAAGCAGATCGCTTTGCCAGCACGCAGCGGATGGTGATGATGAAGTAGTGTGTAGTCTGCCGCTGGCAGTGGTTAGTCAACAGACAAGAGCCAGAAGTTGCCTGTTAGTGGAAATTTTCAGCAATTTACATTATCGGTAAGTCTGGACCGAATTTCTTAAAACATAACATTGATGATTGAAGACCGAATCCTTCAGAGCGAGGATTGACAGATCAAAACTGAACACTTGCAACTGATAGCTGGAATTGAATAAACGCTTTCTAGTGGCAAAGTAAATAACTTAACAAAAAGCAATACAGGAGGAGTAGCAGATGAAAAAGAACGTTGGATCAATAGATCGAGTAATTCGTGTGATTTTAGGCCTTGCGATTATCGGCTTGGGCATTGGATTCAAAAGCTGGCTGGGACTTATTGGCCTGGTACCAATGCTTACCGCAATTATTGGCTGGTGTCCGCTTTACAGGCCATTCGGCATTTCGACCTGCAAAGTCAAATCAAACTGAGTTCAAAGAAAAGCTTCCTGGATCGATCAGATCGGGGAAGCTTTTTTTTTGGGCGGATGGTTGAGTGGTTCAGTAGTTTAAGTAACTAAACGGGGATAAACAATTGGGAGGGAAACCCTCTGGACAAATAGGCCTAAGCTTTAAAGTTAAAATCAGAAATTGAATCATCGGAGGCAGAGCTATGGATCAAAATAAAATCAACCGCCGTCAATTTTTCGAATCATCAGGGAATTTGCTATTAACAGGATTGGGAGTGAGCGTTTTTGCTTCGTTATTAGCCAGTTGTGGTAAGGATAAAAATCCCACTGGACCTGGCAATGATAATGGCCCCTCAGAACGAACATTCACCGTTAATTTGAGCGAAAATCCTGCCCTGCAGCAGGTAGGAGGCTTCAAGACTTTTCAATTAGGAGGGACGCCAGTGATTCTATTTCGAATCAGCGATACCACGTTCAAAACACTGTCGCTGGTATGTACTCATCAGGGCTGTACCATCGATTGGCAAGCCTCAAGTAATAAATTTAACTGCGCCTGTCATGGTTCCCAGTTCGATAAGGATGGTAAGGTGCTGCGAGGTCCTGCGGTGAGAAGTCTCGATAGTTTTCGAACCGAATTTAAGAGTGATACCAATCAGGTAATCATTTATTATTGATCGAACCAGCAATCTTCCCAATTAATGTAGGATTGAAACCCTTGCGAAGGTTCGAAACCTTCGCAAGAATCCTCGCTGTTGAATAAAAGAACTATTTCAACTTGAGCATAAATTGAACGAAATTGTTACTCGATTTTCCAATTGGTAGCATTTAGGCAATGGCGCTCACCAAATTCATTTCCGCCAGAACGAAGCGGTAAACAGTACCAGTACCGTGAAGACCTCTAACCTTCCCACCAGCATCAAAAAGCTGAGGAACCATTTACCGATCATCGGAATATGGGCGTAATTATCGGTTGGTCCCACCTGACCCAGGCCAGGACCGATGTTATTGATCATGGCCGCCACGCTACCAAAGGCAGTCTGAAAATCCAGTCCCAGTGCGCTCATGAATAGCACGCCGAACACCGTCAATGCCATATAAAGCAAAAAGAACCCACCGATGGTGGATGAAATCTCACGAGGAATTACATTGCTTCCCACCCGCACACTAAATACCGCCTGCGGATGGATCAATCGCTTGATTTCATTGCGCCCCATTTGCAACAAGATCATGGTGCGGATGATTTTCATGCCGCCGCCTGTGGAGCCCGCACAGCCCCCGAAAAACATCAGGAAAAATAAAATCGCCTGGGATAATCCTGACCATTGCTCATAATCGGCAGTGCCATAGCCCGTTGTGGTGACGATAGAAACAACTTGAAATAAACTGTATTGGATTGTTTTGAACAGGTGGTGACCCGTGACTTTCCACACATCAAAGCCAATGATCAGCGTCGCCAAAAGAATGATCGAACCAAAAAATCTGACCTCGGCGTCTTTGAGATAAACTTGCGGCTGGCCCCGCAGCGCCCGATAGTGCAGGGCGAAATTGATCCCCGCCAGCATCATAAACAGGATGATGATGAAATCGATCAGCGGGCTATTGTAATGACCGATACTCGCATTTTTCGTGGAAAAGCCACCTGTGGCCATGGTGCCAAAGGTATGGCACAGGGCATCGAACCAATTCATACCCGCCAGCATCAGTAAAATGGTCTCCACCAGGCTGATCAGCGCATAGACGCCCCATAATAGTTTGGCCGTGTCCTTCAGTCGAGGCGTTATTTTGTCATGCGTCGGCCCTGGTACTTCGGCTTTGAATAGTTGCATCCCCGCCACACCTAATAAAGGCAGGATCGCTAGCGACAGCAGGATGATGCCCATGCCGCCCAGCCAGTGGGTGAACGATCGCCAGAACAGCAGCCCATGAGGCAAAGTCTCGATATTGGTGAGGATCGAAGCGCCTGTGGTGGTGAAGCCAGAAATGGTCTCAAAGAAGCAATCAGTATATGATGGAATAAATCCCGACAATTTAAATGGCAAAGCGCCGATGAATGAGAACAACAGCCAGCCCGAAGTGACGATCAAAAAGCCATCTTTGGGCCGCAATTCGGCCGTGGTTCTGCTAACGAAAAAAGTAGGAATCCCGATCAGCCAGGCAATGGCAATGGTGATAAGAAAGGCCTGGGAATCGCCTTCGTGATAAATAAGGGCGATCAATCCAGAGGGAATCAAGGAAATCCCTAAGAAAATAAGCAGGGCACTGAGAATATGAATGATGGAACGGAGGTTGATCATCGTCAATTAGAATTTGTAATTTTCAAGAGTTAAGGCGTCAGCCTTTTATCGTGAATGGGAGTTAAGGCGTTAGCCTTTTAGTCCCTAAAAATAAAGCTGACCGCATTGGTAACTTGATAAAAGCCTCACGGCTTAACTCCCAGATTAAGTGGGAATGAAGGCGTTAGCCTTTTATTTTGAATGGGAGTTAAGGCGTTAGCCTTTTAGTCCTTCACCGATGAAGTTGTGATTTCTCTAAAAGCCTTACGGCTTAACTCCCGCTTTGCTGAGGAATTAAGGCGTCAGCCTTTTATCCCCTGAAGACAAAGCCAGCCAGACTGTTAACTTTATGAAAGCCTTAAAGTTTTACTCCCACATTGAGTGGGAATTAAGGCGTTAGCCTTTTAATCTCTGGCTGATCAGGCTGTGATTTCTCTAAAAGCCTTACGGCTTAACTCCTTTTTTTATTCAAAGTCATTTTCAAAATCATCATGATCAATTGAAAAATCAATAATCGGATATTGTTGAAAAACCGACATCATCCAGTCTTCTCCTTTTTGCTTGATCCAGGAGCGATAGCTGGAAAATTTATAGTCTTCCATTTTTTTGCAATAGCCATGTTTAATGCAATTATGATGCAAATAATTGAAATGCGTCCAAAAATCCCGTTCGGATCGGATACACCAATCCCAATAATTCTGCCAAATTTTTCTGCCCCGACAATTTTGAAGCGAATTTATTTCATAAGAATAGCCTGCATGAATTTTACCAAACACTTTGGACAAATCTCTCCCGATTCGGGTTTTAAAGAGGAGATGATAATGATTGTCCAGAATGATCCAAGCATAAAGAACAAAATGAAAGGTTTTGAAAAATTCCGTAATCTTCTGAAGCAGCTTTTGTTTTTCAAAGTCAGAAGTCATCTGATAGATATTGAGATAAGTATGAACGTTAATGAAA
Above is a genomic segment from candidate division KSB1 bacterium containing:
- a CDS encoding RNA polymerase sigma factor, yielding MINKQINRVDKSFEAEQRSLFAFIRSKIRSIEESEDLLQEVFFQALSSLNALEAVDNLTGWLYTVAKNKIIDWYRKKRLPTVSIDEPMANGFSFQDFLTEEIPDGLDEETRELVLQSIMEAIEELPEKQRYVFIQQVVEGKTFRELAEETGDSINTLIARKRYAVQFLKNRLARLKPGLQTQT
- a CDS encoding manganese efflux pump MntP family protein; the encoded protein is MDTITILLIALALAMDAFAVAVASGVALKAVSSRQTLRLAWHFGWFQFLMPVIGWTVGTTVYKMVEKIDHWLAFLLLSFIGLRMIISALKAEDGKPRTNDPTKGGTLIMLSIATSLDALAVGLSISLLKISIWKPALIIGLIAFSFTAIGIQLGRIVGMNFKLDKYAEIIGGLVLIGIGVRILVEHGVLHFGG
- a CDS encoding YCF48-related protein, with amino-acid sequence MVKRYTLNVVIFVFLALTANVFSQSWTSQTSGTTNILEAIWFKDTQNGWAVGNSGTTLFTINGGQTWNAIKLTNEDLKDVAFLDQNIGLIVGDNGRIFRTINGGANWTQISSGTSSNILAVAFGEGGMAYAAGRDGVILRSTDNGASWTVVETGTVRYRGIAAKGSQYAWVVGENGVLKISTNGGQTWSAKSPGTSSDLHDVFFLTQTEGWIAGQNDVLLYSTDGGNTWSSRNSGINVGLEAVVFLNSTNGWAVGNSGRIFKTTNGGVNWAVEASGVTVELNDVFFLNAGHGWAVGDNGTILYRKDTTIPSIILQLSNMNPHVGQKFEARVVDKATGIEASRKTVSAIPAPNFSVTFDNVTAGNSYWVDFYADHNGNGSYNAPPTDHAWRLEANNVIGEVILNFVHNTSFTDIQWPGTTGVNDESAQTGVPGQFSLEQNYPNPFNPETTIRFSLPNASEVKLEIFNMLGQRVRLLVNGQLTAGVHAAKWDGKDDFGRLLSSGIYFYRIEADRFASTQRMVMMK
- a CDS encoding DUF2892 domain-containing protein, which codes for MKKNVGSIDRVIRVILGLAIIGLGIGFKSWLGLIGLVPMLTAIIGWCPLYRPFGISTCKVKSN
- a CDS encoding Rieske (2Fe-2S) protein, producing MDQNKINRRQFFESSGNLLLTGLGVSVFASLLASCGKDKNPTGPGNDNGPSERTFTVNLSENPALQQVGGFKTFQLGGTPVILFRISDTTFKTLSLVCTHQGCTIDWQASSNKFNCACHGSQFDKDGKVLRGPAVRSLDSFRTEFKSDTNQVIIYY
- a CDS encoding TrkH family potassium uptake protein, with protein sequence MINLRSIIHILSALLIFLGISLIPSGLIALIYHEGDSQAFLITIAIAWLIGIPTFFVSRTTAELRPKDGFLIVTSGWLLFSFIGALPFKLSGFIPSYTDCFFETISGFTTTGASILTNIETLPHGLLFWRSFTHWLGGMGIILLSLAILPLLGVAGMQLFKAEVPGPTHDKITPRLKDTAKLLWGVYALISLVETILLMLAGMNWFDALCHTFGTMATGGFSTKNASIGHYNSPLIDFIIILFMMLAGINFALHYRALRGQPQVYLKDAEVRFFGSIILLATLIIGFDVWKVTGHHLFKTIQYSLFQVVSIVTTTGYGTADYEQWSGLSQAILFFLMFFGGCAGSTGGGMKIIRTMILLQMGRNEIKRLIHPQAVFSVRVGSNVIPREISSTIGGFFLLYMALTVFGVLFMSALGLDFQTAFGSVAAMINNIGPGLGQVGPTDNYAHIPMIGKWFLSFLMLVGRLEVFTVLVLFTASFWRK
- a CDS encoding transposase, yielding MKRHTPYHLYIDDYPYFINVHTYLNIYQMTSDFEKQKLLQKITEFFKTFHFVLYAWIILDNHYHLLFKTRIGRDLSKVFGKIHAGYSYEINSLQNCRGRKIWQNYWDWCIRSERDFWTHFNYLHHNCIKHGYCKKMEDYKFSSYRSWIKQKGEDWMMSVFQQYPIIDFSIDHDDFENDFE